Proteins encoded in a region of the Planococcus citri chromosome 1, ihPlaCitr1.1, whole genome shotgun sequence genome:
- the LOC135843956 gene encoding tetratricopeptide repeat protein 19 homolog, mitochondrial-like has product MNFIKTLIRNRGTLRFFTSSNTRNICELHPCIRLVKKDTHNAHRKELLYSFTVAFSLTKLYEIVGLDENKEIKKMVQKAKHHLGDGEIDEACQVFNKALLAAVASHDEEHEFMIKEHLAKVSFFLKKYEDAEKLFVEVRNHFISKGLQLDDLKMAYVNLKLAELYGFMKDETKAHEYYKYCTKGLKKKITVALQNRDDEVISLWIMSLTSRAHFSTNRGSFDKAYKYFKKAYDACLLIHGELSEHAVTLLQRMGVVCFQIGNLESAVEYLKKATELGKHLPGMEKLSNAHITLGNIYIKQGFLKDATAMCTEGYKNAVRHKYEQGIQEANACLEELKRATS; this is encoded by the exons atgaatttcattaaaacattAATCAGAAACCGAGGAACTTTACGTTTTTTCACCTCCTCAAATACCCGTAATATTTGCGAACTCCATCCGTGTATTCGCCTAGTCAAGAAAGATACTCATAATGCTCATAGAAAAGAGCTTCTATACAGCTTCACTGTCGCTTTTTCGCTCACCAAATTATACGAAATCGTGGGCTTGGACGAGaacaaagaaatcaaaaaaatggtacagAAAGCGAAACACCATTTGGGA GACGGAGAAATCGACGAAGCTTGCCAAGTATTTAATAAAGCATTGCTCGCTGCCGTTGCATCGCACGATGAAGAACACGAATTTATGATCAAGGAGCATTTAGCAAAAGTGTCTTTCTTCTTGAAGAAATACGAAGATGCGGAAAAACTATTCGTCGAAGTTAGAAATCACTTCATCTCGAAAGGCTTACAATTGGATGATTTGAAAATGGCTTACGTGAACTTGAAGCTCGCCGAATTATACGGCTTCATGAAGGATGAAAC AAAAGCTCACGAATACTATAAATACTGTACGAAAGGATTGAAGAAAAAGATCACCGTCGCTCTACAAAACAGAGACGACGAAGTTATTTCTTTATGGATAATGTCCTTAACATCCAGAGCTCATTTTTCCACAAATCGTGGTAGTTTTGACAAAGCGtataaatatttcaagaaagCCTACGACGCTTGCCTGCTTATACACGGAGAACTTAGTGAACACGCTGTGACGCTTTTACAACGTATGGGTGTTGTATGTTTTCAAATCGGTAATCTCGAATCAGCTgtcgaatatttgaaaaaagctacCGAATTAGGCAAACATTTGCCTGGTATGGAGAAATTATCCAACGCTCATATTACATTGGGTAATATTTACATTAAACAGGGATTTCTCAAAGATGCGACTGCTATGTGCACCGAAGGATATAAAAACGCAGTTCGTCATAAATACGAACAAGGTATCCAAGAAGCTAACGCTTGCTTAGAAGAATTGAAACGGGCTACTTCATga
- the LOC135843984 gene encoding putative methyltransferase DDB_G0268948, producing the protein MSLLTKTALKAASYPKFRPAPPPELIKKIVGFLNERLSTPFDTAVDVGCGNGKSTEALSPYFKNVIGFDSSDLKDIYAHRPGGLSYNIIYRQGTAEGIGCLDDSVQLVTAAQCAHWFNLKKFYSEVERVLAPGGVLAIYGYSLPSCEKPYDQINGIIDELMNKKLAEFMPHQSKNLYVHKYQTKDFDDFTFNKEPLKRDEDSYLKVKGSISDLVNYIRSTATFQNYENTYGQSAGNKILHQLEDDLIQAAGSENAQKSDLSIIFNFVMVMGRKPF; encoded by the exons ATGTCGTTGCTGACTAAAACTGCTCTGAAAGCTGCTTCTTATCCGAAATTTCGGCCTGCTCCGCCACccgaattgatcaaaaaaattgtcggaTTTTTAAACGAACGA TTGTCCACTCCTTTCGATACAGCTGTTGATGTGGGTTGCGGTAACGGAAAAAGTACCGAAGCGTTGTCTccctatttcaaaaatgtgattggaTTCGATTCGAGTGATTTGAAAGATATCTATGCTCACAGACCTGGAGGATTATCGTACAACATTATTTACAG ACAAGGCACAGCTGAAGGTATAGGTTGCTTAGATGACTCTGTTCAATTGGTAACTGCGGCTCAATGCGCTCACtggttcaatttgaaaaaattctactccGAAGTCGAACGTGTACTTGCTCCCGGAGGAGTGCTGGCTATTTACGGATATTCATTGCCAAGCTGCGAAAAACCTTACGATCAAATTAACGGAATCATCGACGAG CTAATGAACAAGAAACTGGCCGAATTCATGCCTCACCAAAGCAAAAACTTGTATGTTCATAAATACCAGACGAAAGATTTCGATGATTTTACTTTCAACAAAGAACCACTCAAAAG agatgAAGATTCCTATCTGAAAGTTAAAGGATCGATTTCTGATTTGGTTAATTACATCAGAAGTACAGCTACgttccaaaattatgaaaacactTACGGCCAATCAGCTGGTAATAAGATTTTGCATCAACTCGAAGATGA CTTAATACAAGCGGCCGGAAGtgaaaatgcacaaaaatcagatctaagtattattttcaattttgtaatggTTATGGGAAGAAAACCATTTTGA
- the LOC135843945 gene encoding tetratricopeptide repeat protein 19 homolog, mitochondrial-like, translating to MLKIFETCLKQSTRHNSSLRNCFITLKRTNNANVHRNFSTISKIPNHCVYEDVRSKFNSNGKTTGSARNKMLFAVSVAGLLKFLGLAEEEEESELMQILKRGELSYRRQEFDKSERIFHVALRLAQELQNENAITFIYDRLANVAFESNQFEKARKLFVDVLNRLFQKGMKEDDLTVIHISFKLAKIFEHSKDYFGAHSGYDFCFQKLEPKLNDQNEEYEDALALYKVLLNGYAYFNYNVGQLNKALELFKKAYDVNRQIYGEKHEDNVLMLNNLGTIYKHKGDMNTAISYFHEAEKLGKLLPEMENFSFIYLNLGYCYMETHVLNEALKYCQLAQRNAVHHDYQEGIKESEDCIAKVKHLTTKIQ from the exons atgttgaaaattttcgagacTTGTTTAAAGCAATCTACTCGACACAATAGTAGCCTGAGAAATTGTTTCATCACGTTGAAAAGAACAAATAACGCAAACGTACATCGTAATTTTAGTACAATTTCTAAAATACCAAACCACTGTGTTTACGAAGACGTCCGAAGTAAATTCAATTCTAATGGTAAAACTACCGGCAGCGCACGTAACAAAATGTTATTCGCTGTATCAGTAGCAGGACTACTAAAATTTCTGGGACTTGCTGAGGAAGAGGAAGAGTCTGAATTGATGCAAATTCTAAAAAGAGGAGAACTTTCGTACAGG CGCCAAGAATTTGACAAATCCGAACGGATATTTCACGTAGCGTTACGTTTAGCTCAagaattacaaaatgaaaacgcCATTACTTTCATATACGATCGATTGGCGAATGTTGCATTTGAATCGAACCAGTTTGAGAAAGCTAGAAAATTATTCGTCGATGTACTAAACCGTTTATTTCAAAAAGGAATGAAAGAAGACGATCTCACCGTAATTCACATTAGCTTCAAACTAgccaaaattttcgaacattcgAAAGATTATTT CGGAGCTCATAGCGGTTACGACttctgctttcaaaaattagaaccgAAACTGAACGATCAAAATGAAGAGTACGAAGACGCCTTAGCATTATATAAAGTCTTATTAAACGGATACGCGTACTTCAATTACAACGTAGGACAGCTGAACAAAGCTTTAGAGTTGTTTAAAAAAGCTTACGACGTTAACCGGCAAATATACGGAGAGAAACACGAAGATAATGTGTTGATGCTCAATAATTTGGGCACAATATACAAACACAAGGGTGATATGAATACCGCTATTAGTTATTTTCACGAAGCAGAAAAATTAGGCAAATTGTTACCAGAAATGGAGAATTTTTCGttcatttatttaaatttaggtTACTGTTATATGGAAACGCATGTTTTGAACGAAGCGCTGAAATATTGTCAACTCGCCCAGCGCAATGCTGTTCATCACGATTACCAAGAAGGTATTAAAGAGTCAGAAGATTGTATCGCCAAGGTGAAACATTTAACAAcgaaaattcaatga
- the LOC135843965 gene encoding THAP domain-containing protein 5-like has translation MVISCSAYGCSNKWSRQGPIHFHKFPFRSRVLCEKWISALKRKDFVPTRASLVCSAHFTEDDYVQKPELTKKRLRSDAVPSVFNFPVTDMSNPYQMNQYPPQSAYNSNGKKRRSKKIYNPVDEVDFETLTRMTDNSLLNEITAGTRQGNYTAEEITLTSKGKSLEAKDIDSFIRELVVYEEIDLKNNSKPEGYGNDAGHNIDDLEDDLARMAEADEDDKCCIIGNIWGERLKQLPTDMRPKVKKIINRVFEEARKGTLLSTQFDASWFATR, from the exons ATGGTGATTTCGTGTTCCGCTTATGGATGCTCCAATAAATGGAGTCGTCAAGGACCCATTCATTTCCACAA ATTTCCATTTCGAAGTCGtgttttatgtgaaaaatgGATATCAGCGTTGAAACGCAAAGATTTCGTGCCGACCAGAGCGAGTCTCGTGTGCAGTGCCCACTTTACAGAAGACGATTACGTACAAAAGCCAGAATTGACCAAAAAACGATTAAGAAGCGACGCCGTACCATCGGTATTCAATTTTCCAGTCACCGATATGTCGAATCCTTATCAGATGAACCAGTATCCGCCACAATCGGCGTATAATTCGAACGGCAAGAAGCGACGCAGTAAGAAAATTTATAATCCTGTAGACGAAGTAGACTTCGAAACGTTAACTCGGATGACGGATAATTCGCTTCTCAACGAAATAACTGCGGGTACTAGACAGGGCAATTATACCGCAGAAGAGATAACCTTGACAAGTAAAGGTAAATCCTTAGAAGCAAAAGATATTGATTCT TTTATTCGCGAATTAGTCGTATACGAAGAAATAGACCTTAAAAACAACAGCAAGCCTGAAGGCTATGGAAATGACGCAGGACACAACATAGATGATCTCGAAGATGATCTAGCACGTATGGCTGAAGCTGACGAAGACGATAAATGTTGTATAATTGGAAACATTTGGGGAGAAAGACTCAAACAACTTCCCACCGATATGAGACCCAAAgtgaagaaaataattaatAGAGTATTCGAAGAAGCTCGCAAAGGTACCTTATTGTCCACGCAATTTGACGCTAGTTGGTTCGCgactcgttga
- the LOC135843975 gene encoding uncharacterized protein LOC135843975: MMLRSCFLFLSIVKILEISCCGSSKQPEDAETISNEDDDFLENLDNATRIKVLRRLRKLNQTVADKRLEIKKLNQSLAGQRLETKKLNQSLADKRLENEKLNQSLAGQRLEIKKLNQSLAGQRLEMEKLRNFSKISEEYTKFQCGVSDGLRSVQRFLYQVQDFKSTDEYKKKYIAISPSRMERKIMTRIIKRVAPTIQFDRVYNNSLHIWRFVKFSTSSLALSLQQRLSSDDYYLTAFAATLQSEYYLCCRYMHTNNIEQIQTPAIRAFMEAKLQGKSVSLCQLLQQQKNHWPLQLQDLAYLNILRQSLKPKDPPINWLYTDTPNNKCKYLVMPQLDPSEGCANLVLLDY, from the exons atgatGCTGAGGAGCTGTTTTTTATTCTTGAGTATCGTAAAAATTTTAGAGATTAGTTGTTGTGGTTCTTCTAAGCAACCGGAAGATGCAGAAACAATTA GTAACGAAGATGATGACTTCCTGGAGAATCTTGACAATGCTACCAGGATTAAAGTTCTCAGAAGATTGCGTAAACTCAATCAAACTGTCGCCGATAAAcgtcttgaaattaaaaaactcaATCAATCTCTCGCCGGTCAACGTCTTGAAACTAAAAAACTCAATCAATCTCTCGCCGATAAAcgtcttgaaaatgaaaaactcaacCAATCTCTCGCCGGTCAAcgtcttgaaattaaaaaactcaATCAATCTCTCGCCGGTCAACGTcttgaaatggaaaaacttcgcaacttttccaaaatttcagag gaATATACGAAATTTCAGTGCGGAGTAAGTGATGGGCTACGCAGTGTGCAGCGTTTTCTTTATCAAgttcaagatttcaaaagtaCAGacgagtacaaaaaaaaatatattgcaaTTAGTCCCTCGAGAATGGAACGTAAAATAATGACACGTATTATTAAACGTGTTGCTCCTACGATACAATTCGATAGAGTTTATAATAACTCGTTACATATCTGGCGGTTCGTAAAATTTAGCACATCGTCTCTTGCGCTATCATTACAACAAAGGCTGTCTTCCGATGACTATTATTTGACCGCGTTTGCAGCTACTTTGCAAAGCGAATACTACTTATGTTGTCGGTATATGCACACTAACAACATCGAGCAAATTCAAACACCGGCCATTCGAGCATTCATGGAAGCTAAACTACAAGGAAAATCTGTATCCTTATGCCAGCTGCtgcaacaacaaaaaaaccatTGGCCACTCCAGCTGCAGGATTTAGCATACCTGAATATCTTAAGACAGTCGCTGAAGCCAAAGGATCCTCCCATCAACTGGCTGTACACAGACACACCCAATAACAAATGTAAATATTTGGTCATGCCCCAGTTAGACCCCAGTGAAGGATGTGCGAATCTAGTACTACTTGATTATTGA